A single genomic interval of Malania oleifera isolate guangnan ecotype guangnan chromosome 11, ASM2987363v1, whole genome shotgun sequence harbors:
- the LOC131167667 gene encoding protein POLYCHOME-like, with amino-acid sequence MAFCPRSPSVGRENLPARSSRRGGVYWTSVLPSWYPRTPLRDITAIVRAIERRRAHQGEMEDQKIESPTPQCQNILGSSALISSPHLKNNISMISPCPSAGMKLGTPSICKIPKTLVSVMGQTAEASDFLTPQKEFLNSIDTVGKLVMEELQELERTPSAKKADKEKRMRTLMSMR; translated from the exons ATGGCATTTTGTCCTCGATCGCCGTCGGTGGGGAGGGAGAACCTGCCGGCTAGATCCAGCCGGCGAGGCGGGGTTTATTGGACGAGCGTGTTGCCTTCTTGGTACCCAAGAACGCCTCTCCGAGACATTACAGCTATCGTGCGG gCCATTGAAAGGAGAAGAGCTCATCAAGGAGAAATGGAAGACCAAAAAATTGAGAGTCCAACACCTCAGTGCCAAAATATTCTCGGATCTTCTGCTCTCATATCAAGTCCTCATCTCAAGAACAATATTTCTATGATCTCTCCATGTCCTAGTGCTGGAATGAAGCTTGGTACACCGTCTATTTGTAAAATCCCAAAAACCTTGGTTAGTGTCATGGGTCAAACTGCTGAGGCATCAGATTTTCTCACACCTCAAAAGGAATTCCTAAACTCAATTGACACAGTAGGGAAATTAGTAATGGAGGAATTGCAGGAACTCGAGAGAACCCCAAGTGCTAAGAAGGCAGACAAGGAAAAAAGAATGCGCACTTTGATGTCAATGCGCTGA